The following coding sequences are from one Peromyscus eremicus chromosome X, PerEre_H2_v1, whole genome shotgun sequence window:
- the LOC131899157 gene encoding uncharacterized protein LOC131899157: MDHFAPNTKRFSRVKEWIFRLTGFLCSLLSLGFGIILQSSRYWRLWEFDDKVVQLVYIGHWGAYYHQEFNISGSVTRILVHSPVNSTWTISPEFRCAQILILLAMFIKPVVVIFSSAAIRVSIIRASVPEIQILCYKCCVLILLLSSLCTTLSVTWNHVVDLYGETTLDFPPTFPVRKEDLIKKHYTHVFPIGVLTATLSLFAMIMFLFEIRSLKLQSNLNAQGTSKHANQNA, translated from the exons ATGGATCACTTCGCCCCTAACACAAAAAG ATTTTCACGGGTGAAGGAATGGATCTTCAGACTGACTGGCTTCCTTTGCAGCCTCTTGTCGTTGGGGTTTGGAATAATCCTCCAAAGCAGCCGATACTGGCGCCTCTGGGAATTTGACGACAAGGTTGTTCAGCTTGTGTACATCGGACACTGGGGAGCTTATTACCATCAGGAGTTTAACATCTCTGGTTCTGTGACCAGGATTCTGGTGCACAGCCCTGTCAACTCGACCTGGACCATTTCACCTGAATTTAGATGTGCACAGATCCTGATCTTACTGGCTATGTTTATAAAACCCGTGGTGGTGATTTTTAGCTCAGCGGCTATTAGGGTTAGCATTATCAGAGCCTCAGTCCCTGAGATTCAGATACTCTGCTACAAGTGTTGTGTCTTAATTCTGCTTCTCAGCAGCCTTTGCACAACTCTTTCTGTGACCTGGAACCATGTAGTAGATCTTTATGGTGAGACCACTCTTGATTTTCCACCCACCTTTCCTGTTAGGAAAGAAGACCTGATCAAAAAACACTACACTCATGTGTTCCCCATAGGGGTCCTGACAGCCACCCTGTCACTCTTTGCTATGATTATGTTCCTCTTTGAGATCAGGTCATTGAAATTACAGAGTAACCTGAATGCCCAGGGTACTTCCAAGCACGCCAATCAAAATGCCTGA